One window from the genome of Acidiferrobacterales bacterium encodes:
- a CDS encoding TIGR03749 family integrating conjugative element protein encodes MNTFVVIAKVLAVNAILVVFISKSSADSITYIWNEKPIDIDLQVGKERNIHIPDAGSLRVGIPHSIDDRLIPQVIGNHLWLTALDELDSTRIVLIAEHVGRLILQVRARHAETSDQPIVIRQFVTETTSAPPQSQPNHGYVALTRWVVQKFYAPERLVEDFPGVVRVSLDKTPADLFHCGNRVPTACAGAVTAVPLASWKSSQHFITALHVTNKLAESVVLDPRELRGTWRTAAFLHTRLHPNGQYGDSTMLVLISDFPFENPTP; translated from the coding sequence ATGAACACGTTCGTTGTCATCGCCAAAGTCCTGGCAGTCAATGCAATCCTAGTTGTGTTCATATCGAAATCCAGTGCTGATAGCATTACCTACATATGGAACGAAAAACCGATCGACATTGACTTGCAGGTCGGGAAAGAAAGAAATATCCACATTCCAGATGCTGGGTCCTTGCGCGTCGGAATTCCTCACTCCATTGATGACCGGCTGATTCCACAAGTTATCGGAAATCATCTATGGCTCACTGCTTTGGATGAACTCGACTCGACGAGGATTGTGCTGATTGCAGAGCACGTGGGCAGGTTGATCTTGCAGGTCCGGGCTCGCCATGCCGAAACATCAGATCAGCCGATTGTCATCAGGCAATTTGTAACAGAAACCACCTCGGCTCCCCCGCAATCGCAACCGAATCATGGGTACGTAGCACTGACGCGCTGGGTCGTTCAAAAGTTCTATGCGCCCGAACGGCTCGTCGAAGACTTTCCGGGAGTTGTCAGAGTTTCTCTCGACAAAACGCCAGCAGACCTATTTCATTGCGGAAACAGAGTCCCCACAGCATGTGCTGGAGCTGTGACCGCTGTACCACTCGCAAGCTGGAAATCGTCTCAGCATTTCATAACCGCCTTGCATGTCACCAACAAACTAGCCGAATCCGTTGTGTTGGATCCTCGTGAATTGCGGGGAACCTGGCGCACCGCAGCATTCCTGCATACACGACTGCATCCCAACGGTCAGTATGGTGACAGTACGATGCTGGTTCTGATTTCAGACTTTCCATTCGAGAATCCAACACCATGA
- a CDS encoding DUF3487 family protein, whose product MTALTPCSQLDYETRLYKGCGASELFSITLTTSGVCLPVSLIVGFSLMDGLHALFVSFAFFVSWTLLAVSCIAYSLEFMKRGKPEGWHTRLFYCSIHPVLSSNLVYKSGRWCSVREA is encoded by the coding sequence ATGACTGCGCTCACTCCTTGCTCACAATTGGACTACGAAACGCGTTTATATAAGGGATGCGGGGCGAGTGAGCTGTTTTCAATAACCCTGACCACCAGCGGAGTCTGTCTGCCTGTCTCACTGATAGTCGGATTCAGTCTGATGGATGGTTTGCATGCCCTGTTTGTTTCGTTCGCGTTTTTCGTGTCTTGGACTCTGCTCGCTGTCTCGTGTATCGCTTACTCATTGGAATTTATGAAACGCGGCAAGCCCGAAGGGTGGCACACCAGACTCTTCTACTGCTCCATTCATCCTGTTTTGTCGTCGAATCTCGTCTATAAATCCGGCCGTTGGTGTTCTGTCCGCGAAGCTTGA
- a CDS encoding TIGR03746 family integrating conjugative element protein translates to MPRYLHADSNLHSHIKSLRLISGILAASLVVSMFGWHYANRVQRVSLPPDLRYGSQILLNRIHPWEVYNFAGYIWQQLNRCPIDCFEDYPKNLDRLSAFITPAFKAWLKHDSEKRSTETLGRTRYLLPLREADFNGSVTQDGVDSWMVSMEVELHEDIGGVPVKHVHIRYHLRVVKKHVDPEFNPWGLLLDTMPRMPERISIGQT, encoded by the coding sequence ATGCCCCGCTATCTGCATGCAGACTCAAACCTCCACAGCCACATAAAGTCGCTCCGGCTGATTTCAGGGATTCTTGCTGCCAGTCTGGTTGTGTCAATGTTCGGCTGGCATTATGCGAACCGCGTTCAGCGCGTCAGCCTGCCCCCGGATTTGCGCTACGGAAGTCAGATCCTGCTCAACCGAATCCATCCATGGGAAGTCTACAATTTTGCCGGTTACATATGGCAGCAACTGAATCGATGCCCTATCGACTGCTTTGAGGACTACCCCAAGAATCTTGACCGATTGAGCGCATTCATTACGCCTGCATTCAAAGCTTGGCTGAAACACGACAGCGAGAAGAGATCAACTGAAACTCTCGGTAGAACCCGTTATCTCCTGCCGCTACGCGAGGCGGACTTCAATGGCTCAGTTACGCAGGACGGAGTTGACAGTTGGATGGTATCCATGGAGGTTGAGCTGCATGAAGACATTGGCGGGGTTCCAGTCAAGCATGTTCACATCCGTTACCATCTTCGAGTTGTAAAAAAACATGTTGACCCGGAATTCAATCCATGGGGACTGTTGTTGGATACCATGCCCAGAATGCCTGAACGGATTTCGATCGGACAGACATGA
- a CDS encoding TIGR03752 family integrating conjugative element protein — MKLHLAAWILGSSIVGVILWISSSSEYSLDELASKALISEHDRENSEMADRDSAAEEVRAVATKITNLEQAMENQDLESRKERDAFISEIEEKYEKIRNAIEKSRQPATDTQLTATVDHLSSRIQQLEQREEIREEETDFVRSHDSELVWYFSTDLEQSFIEDNLGDISISDNSPPTNSPSSPPPETNPHYTIPPTTTLLGATALTALVGRIPVQGKIQDPWRYKIIVGPDNLAANGHRIPQLAGMIWVGTARGDLALSCVSGNLDTATFIFFDGSIQTARNRAESSNSKGGLGWISDEFGNPCIAGELKSNALQYLTQSTLIDTTKASADALANAQTESRFDPKSGETNTAVVGDIDKFVASYAVKESLDEISQWLKDRQLSSFDAIYVPAGKKVAIHVEEPILIDHEPNGRKVIQPGYEVPTSNARNGWID; from the coding sequence ATGAAGCTGCATCTTGCTGCATGGATATTGGGTTCTTCGATTGTCGGAGTCATTTTGTGGATCAGCTCATCGAGTGAGTATTCCCTGGATGAGCTGGCCTCCAAAGCATTGATCAGCGAACACGATCGTGAGAACTCTGAAATGGCTGATCGTGACAGTGCCGCTGAAGAAGTCAGGGCGGTTGCAACAAAAATTACAAATCTTGAACAGGCCATGGAAAACCAAGATCTGGAGAGTCGTAAGGAGAGAGACGCGTTCATATCGGAAATTGAGGAGAAGTACGAAAAAATCAGAAATGCGATTGAAAAAAGCCGGCAACCGGCTACAGACACACAATTGACGGCAACAGTCGATCATCTCTCATCACGTATTCAGCAACTCGAACAGCGAGAGGAAATACGCGAAGAAGAAACTGACTTTGTGCGGAGTCATGATTCAGAGTTGGTGTGGTACTTCTCCACTGACCTCGAACAGAGTTTTATAGAAGACAATTTAGGGGACATATCCATATCTGATAACTCGCCGCCAACGAACTCGCCTTCATCGCCCCCTCCCGAAACCAATCCACATTACACAATTCCTCCCACCACGACTCTGCTCGGCGCTACCGCACTGACTGCACTGGTGGGACGAATTCCGGTTCAGGGGAAAATCCAGGACCCTTGGAGATACAAAATAATCGTCGGACCCGATAATTTGGCAGCGAACGGACATCGGATCCCACAATTGGCTGGGATGATCTGGGTGGGAACAGCTCGAGGCGACCTGGCGCTATCGTGTGTGTCAGGCAATTTGGATACCGCAACGTTTATCTTTTTTGACGGCTCCATTCAAACTGCTCGAAATCGTGCCGAATCATCAAACTCCAAAGGCGGATTGGGCTGGATCTCCGATGAATTTGGCAATCCTTGCATTGCGGGCGAACTGAAGTCGAACGCATTGCAGTATCTGACTCAATCAACGCTGATTGACACGACAAAAGCGTCCGCAGACGCGCTTGCCAATGCCCAAACCGAATCCCGCTTCGACCCCAAATCCGGTGAAACCAATACAGCCGTTGTCGGTGACATCGACAAATTCGTCGCGAGTTATGCCGTAAAGGAATCATTGGACGAAATTTCTCAGTGGCTGAAAGATAGACAATTGAGTTCCTTTGACGCAATTTATGTTCCGGCCGGCAAGAAAGTGGCGATTCACGTGGAAGAACCAATACTGATTGATCACGAGCCAAATGGAAGAAAAGTTATTCAACCTGGATATGAAGTACCGACATCGAACGCTCGTAACGGTTGGATTGATTAG
- a CDS encoding conjugative transfer ATPase has protein sequence MEWNGDGCKPLTVSEYLEPQLHPDKEYRAIVKSTRSFSDLLAPRIDLQNGLIGLADLNSTGRLFEVVCSSTEARSPEDIELLHKKVTEAISNSISELSNGPWIAQWFVQDENDSIVRELTRQVIRYTHKSIRETEYTTDWFRRIGEHLKDMTEKGGLFRDLGLVGKQWRGRNRRIRLCIWRNLPASNSTGDETIDQVCEQLESALAQAEVKLIAQGAEELYEWLTQWFVPKPPTHTGYGDTSELLQASPWNPSRQERSMSLFSNNARSDISRASMHGTVPWTWKRPGIWWFCGNPSRFVTLDELTVEPEIGHLTGERKFGDSIGTLWDRMPENSIWSMSVVFSPQEQIEKKIRRVRTNSVGDDPAASERRNLANTALMEITRSNPVYRVYSGVFLSSASLTELNRNTERVLSLMHANGLRPIPPRHDPIALDSYIRALPFGFDIEQDNRPFARRSRLWFSSHISRMLPVYGRSTGTGFPGCILFNRGAEPLVFDPLNPTDRQKNAHSLILGPTGSGKTALLIYFLLHLTAVHRPRIVLLSALPTFGLFAAHCKEMGLSVHQVRIDGSSRVSLPPFKFAQTLLDSENGGSEKPDSFHRDPLGEMEIQARLMITGGQENEESRLRRDDLDLIRVALKQAAKRSLSDGRTQTMTSDLMQTFLDAAKTGTIDDRTLSQHQKSRSARMASAINVFCTGLNGELFDREGDLWPSSDITVIELDILARRGYEDRLAVALTGLFSTINNEIEANQYTQRQTIVVIDEAHILLQNPLISPYINRISAMWRTFGAWLWIATQNIRQFPDNAKELLNQPEWWYCLSLDRDEIDQIARFKSLTSQQKDLLLAARKSPGLFTEGTIISARLLSLFRNTPPALALALSQTEKSEKAERQRIMDQESVSELEAAYLIADSIRTNRSKKSEL, from the coding sequence GTGGAATGGAATGGGGACGGATGCAAACCACTTACAGTATCAGAATATCTTGAGCCTCAACTCCATCCGGACAAGGAGTATCGCGCAATTGTGAAGAGCACACGGTCATTTTCCGACCTGCTCGCACCGCGTATCGATCTGCAAAATGGCTTGATCGGACTAGCCGACCTTAACAGTACAGGTCGACTATTTGAGGTTGTATGCAGCAGCACTGAAGCCAGGAGTCCGGAAGATATCGAATTACTTCACAAGAAAGTCACCGAAGCGATTTCAAATAGCATATCCGAACTCTCGAACGGACCATGGATAGCACAATGGTTTGTTCAAGATGAAAATGACAGTATTGTCCGCGAATTGACCAGGCAAGTCATACGTTATACGCACAAGTCAATTCGAGAAACCGAATATACGACTGATTGGTTTCGTCGAATTGGCGAGCATCTGAAAGACATGACCGAAAAAGGCGGTTTATTTCGCGACTTGGGTCTAGTGGGAAAACAATGGCGAGGTAGAAACAGACGCATCCGTTTGTGTATTTGGCGCAACTTGCCCGCGTCGAACTCAACAGGCGACGAAACCATTGATCAAGTCTGTGAACAATTGGAAAGTGCGCTTGCCCAGGCGGAAGTCAAGTTGATTGCCCAGGGCGCGGAAGAACTCTACGAATGGTTGACACAGTGGTTTGTGCCCAAGCCGCCGACGCATACCGGATATGGAGACACTTCTGAGTTACTGCAGGCAAGCCCGTGGAACCCTAGTCGGCAGGAACGATCGATGTCATTGTTTTCAAACAACGCAAGATCAGATATTAGTCGTGCTTCGATGCACGGTACGGTGCCATGGACATGGAAACGACCGGGAATCTGGTGGTTCTGCGGAAATCCGAGCAGATTTGTAACTTTGGACGAATTGACCGTGGAACCGGAAATCGGGCATCTGACCGGTGAACGAAAATTCGGGGACTCCATTGGCACACTATGGGATCGCATGCCCGAAAATTCCATCTGGTCCATGAGTGTTGTCTTCTCACCTCAGGAGCAGATTGAGAAGAAAATTCGACGAGTTCGTACCAATTCAGTTGGCGATGATCCCGCGGCATCCGAGCGGAGGAACCTCGCAAACACCGCCTTAATGGAAATAACACGCTCCAACCCGGTATATCGAGTGTACTCGGGTGTGTTTCTGTCAAGTGCTAGTCTGACCGAACTGAACAGGAATACCGAACGTGTCTTGAGTCTCATGCACGCCAATGGTCTTAGACCTATTCCGCCCAGGCACGATCCCATTGCTCTGGACAGCTATATTCGGGCGTTGCCGTTTGGGTTTGACATTGAACAGGATAACAGGCCATTCGCACGTCGATCAAGACTTTGGTTTTCCAGCCACATATCGAGAATGCTGCCAGTGTACGGAAGATCAACTGGAACAGGTTTTCCGGGGTGTATTCTTTTCAATCGCGGCGCAGAGCCGCTTGTGTTCGATCCATTGAACCCCACAGATCGTCAAAAAAATGCACACTCGCTCATCCTCGGCCCCACCGGCTCAGGAAAGACAGCTTTGCTGATTTACTTCCTTCTTCACCTGACCGCGGTTCATCGACCAAGAATCGTACTTCTCTCCGCGCTGCCAACATTCGGATTGTTTGCCGCACATTGCAAGGAAATGGGACTTTCGGTTCACCAGGTGAGAATTGACGGAAGCAGCAGGGTATCCCTGCCCCCATTCAAGTTCGCGCAAACTCTTCTCGACTCGGAGAACGGCGGCTCTGAAAAGCCAGACTCATTTCATCGAGATCCGCTGGGAGAAATGGAAATTCAAGCCCGTCTGATGATCACAGGCGGGCAGGAGAATGAAGAAAGTCGCTTGCGACGGGATGATTTGGACTTGATTCGAGTTGCACTCAAGCAAGCAGCGAAGCGATCCCTTTCGGACGGAAGAACTCAGACGATGACATCTGATCTGATGCAGACTTTTTTGGATGCGGCGAAAACTGGCACGATCGACGATCGTACCCTGTCGCAACATCAGAAAAGTCGATCAGCCCGAATGGCCAGTGCAATCAATGTGTTCTGTACAGGCTTGAATGGTGAGCTATTCGACCGCGAGGGTGACTTGTGGCCTAGCTCTGACATCACCGTAATTGAATTGGACATTCTTGCAAGACGGGGATATGAAGACCGTCTTGCAGTGGCTCTGACTGGCCTGTTTTCTACGATCAACAACGAAATTGAAGCCAATCAATACACGCAACGACAGACAATCGTGGTAATTGATGAAGCACACATCCTGTTGCAAAACCCGCTGATTTCCCCTTATATCAATCGAATTTCCGCCATGTGGCGAACTTTCGGCGCTTGGCTTTGGATCGCAACTCAAAATATTCGACAGTTTCCAGACAATGCAAAAGAACTGCTCAATCAGCCCGAGTGGTGGTACTGCCTGTCACTTGATAGAGACGAAATTGATCAGATTGCAAGGTTCAAGTCATTGACATCCCAACAGAAGGATTTGCTTCTCGCCGCCAGGAAATCGCCAGGTCTTTTCACGGAAGGAACCATAATTTCCGCCCGCCTGCTGTCTTTATTCAGAAATACTCCTCCGGCTCTCGCACTCGCGTTGAGTCAGACAGAAAAGAGTGAGAAAGCCGAGCGACAGAGAATCATGGATCAGGAAAGTGTTTCCGAACTTGAAGCGGCTTATCTGATCGCCGATTCAATTAGAACCAATCGATCAAAGAAGTCAGAGTTATGA
- a CDS encoding TIGR03751 family conjugal transfer lipoprotein produces MKYRHRTLVTVGLISLILSVISCSKLFPGSSPIPDNASTIEEIYDQHEMSAQSGWQLQHPIPDGPSHLDGYARDVYDELSVRFPRLPNPTIIMYIFPHLSLEKTPVPGYSTMFPMYETVEYALPGEI; encoded by the coding sequence ATGAAGTACCGACATCGAACGCTCGTAACGGTTGGATTGATTAGTCTGATACTGAGTGTAATTTCATGTTCGAAATTATTTCCTGGCAGTTCACCGATTCCCGACAACGCAAGCACAATCGAAGAAATTTACGATCAACATGAGATGAGCGCACAATCCGGCTGGCAACTACAGCATCCAATTCCTGATGGCCCATCGCATCTCGATGGCTACGCAAGGGATGTCTATGATGAGTTATCGGTTCGATTTCCCCGGCTGCCGAACCCGACAATAATCATGTACATCTTTCCACATCTGTCGCTGGAAAAAACACCCGTTCCTGGTTACTCAACAATGTTTCCGATGTACGAAACTGTCGAATATGCCCTTCCTGGGGAAATCTGA